In Mycoplasmopsis phocirhinis, the DNA window TTACTTATTGTATATCTATTGAAAAATTAGTTCAAAATCTTGAAGATATTAAAAACGTGGTTTTAATTTTGACTAAAGAATTTAATAATGTTATAAATGAAGCAATATTTAAAGACAATACTTATATTGAAAAAATTAATTTTGAGCAATACTCAATTTCAAAATCCAAATTCAAAGGTATAGTAGCTGATTTATCATATATTGATGATTTTGATATACCTTCTTCAAAAATAAATATTCAAAGTAGTGTTGTTTCTTTATATAAAACTGATGTAGATGCTAAAATAATTTTAAAAGAATTGGGCATTAATTTAATAAGTTCTAAATTTCTTGATGAAAATACGGTTTATTTAACAAATGAAGAAATGAATATATTATTTGATAAGGCACCTTATTTAATCTTAATGAGTGTAAAAGATCAATTAAAACTACCAATTATTGAAGTGAATAAGCAAAAAAATACTGATGATTCAGTACAAACATTCAGGATAAAAGACCCGGAAAATGAACCTGTGATTGGAGTAATTGATACTTTATTTGACAAAAATGTGTATTTTAGCAAGTGAGTTGAATATATTGAAATGATTGATGATAATATACCTAAATCTCCTCAAGATTATGTACATGGTACTTTAGTTTCTTCAATAATAGTTGATGGCTGCACATTTAATCCAAAACTAGATGACGGGTGTGGAAATTTTAGGGTTAAACATTTTGGTGTGGCATTAAGCAGAGGTTTTTCATCATTTTCGCTGATAAAAAAAATTAAAACTATTGTTGCTCAAAATTTAGAAATTAAAGTATGAAATCTTTGTTTAGGCAGTTCCGAAGAAATAAATCAAAATTTTATTTCTGTAGTCGGTGCTACACTAGATGAAATTCAATATGAGTATGATGTAATTTTTATTATTGCTGGAACTAATAAAACAACAAATTCTAATTCTGAAAGAATCGGATCACCTGCAGATTCAATTAATTCCATAGTGGTAAATTCGGTTGATATGAACCGTGTAAGCGCTGATTACACAAGAAAAGGTTTAGCATTATCTTTTTTTTCTAAACCAGATGTTAGTTATTACGGTGGAACAAACGAAGAACCAATTCGCACTTGTGGCCCATTAGGTGAGTATTTAAAATGTGGAACATCATTTGCCGCTCCTTGAATAAGCAGAAAAGTGGCCTATTTAATTCATATTTTAGGTTTAAGTAAAGAATTAGCAAAAGCGTTAATAATAGATTCGGCTAGAGAGTGAAATAGTGATATTTCGCCTGAACAAATTGCTTTGACTGGTCATGGAGTTGTTCCTCTTAAAATAAGCGATATTATTAAAACAAAACAAGATGAAATTAAATTCTTTGTGCAAGATGTGAGTGAAAAATGAAATACTTATAACTATTTTTTTCCCATTCCTTTAAATAGCAAAAATAATTATCCATTTTTTGTTAGATTAACTATGTGTTATTTTCCTAAATGTTCAAGATTACAGGGAGTAGATTACACTAATACTGAATTGAATGTTCATTTTGGGCGAATTAGCGATAAAAATAAAATTATAGACATTAAAAATGACAAACAAAATCAAGATGAAGAATTTCTGGATAGTGATGTAAGATTATTGGAAGGTACAGCTCGCGAACATTTTAGAAAATGAGATAATGTTAAATATATTGTTGAAAAGATAAGTAACAGAAAAAAAGCAAAAATTTCATTTTCCAATAAAAATTGAGGGATGGAAATAAAAACAAACAACCGACTTCACTATGAAGATGGAGTAGGGTTAAAATTTGGAGTAATTGTTACTTTAAAAGAAATTAATGGTAAAAACAGAATAGACGAATTTATAAGAAATTGTCAACTTAATGGATGAATAGTAAACAAAATAGATGTTGAACAAAAAATTAAAATTAATCAAAAAATGGAACAAGAAATAGAATTAATTTAATTTTATTTTAAAAGCACAATGTAGTTAAATTTGCGTTTTATTTATAGATTAAAACACACTTGTTTAAAGTTATAAATATTTTTAATTATTAAAAATTAAAAGTAGATAAACTTATTTATGGCAATTGTTACATTATTCAATAAAAACTATGAAGCCCAAAATGAAGCCCAAAACCTAACTCTTGTTATTCAAAAAAGAAGAGAAAGAATTTTAGAATTGATTGAAGAAAATAAATATATTACAAGTGGTAATCTCGAAGATATTTTAGGAGTTTCAAAATCAACAATGAAAGAGATATCTTAAAATTAAGAGAACAAAATAAACTAGAATATATTGGAAGTTCAAAGAATGGATATTGAAAAGTAAAAAAATAATATACAACTTAAATAATAATTTAAAACAGAAAATAAGGACTAAAATGAATGAATTTACAATCAAATCATCAATAGATAATACATTATTAGTATGTTATGATTTTGCTCCCCATACTACTCAACCTCAAATTATTGTTCAGTTATGTCACGGCATGATGGAGCATATATTGCGTTATAAAGAGTTTGCTCAATTTTTAAGCGATGAAAAAATCAAGGTTGTAGGAATGGATAATCGAGGTCATGGTAAAACAGGTCTTAAATCTAAAACACTAGGCCACATTGACAATAAAGACGGTGCTCGCAAATTAATAAACGATATGCATGATTTATATTTGTATTGACATCGTAAATTTCCCAAAGCTAAATATGTAATTTTTGGTCATAGCATGGGTTCGTTAATTTTGCGAAACTATTTAATTTTGTACTCAAAAAATTTAACCGCTGCAATTATATGTGGCACTACTAGTTTAGCTGGTATAAAAGAAAAATTAGGTTTATATATAGTTCAAAAATTAGTTAATACCGAAGGAGCAAATGAATACAATAAATTTATTAATAATTTAGCTTTTAAAAAAGTCAATAAAAAAATTAAAAACCCTAAAACCAATTTTGATTGATTAAGTAGTGATTTAAACCAAGTTAATCAATTTATTGAAGACAAATTGTGTGGATTTTTATGTTCTAATAGTTTTTATTTAGATTTAATTCGTTTAGTAATCAATATGAGTAATCATAAATATAAAAAAGTACTAAATACTGATTTAAAAATGTTTTTTGTCGCTGGAAAATTAGATCCAATAGGCAATTATGCTAAAGGTGTAATTAAAAGTGCAAAATATTACCAAAGCGCCAATATTAAAGATGTCAAAATTAAAATTTATGATCAAATGCGCCATGAAATACTGAACGAAAAAGATAAAAATATAGTTTTTGCTGATATTAAAAATTACTTATTAAACCTTATAAATTAAATATAAAAATTAAAAATTAACTAATTTTGGGAATTTTTTATTTTTAATACTTTTTTTATTTAGATAACATAAAATATATACTATGAATAATCTTGCAAACCAATTAAGACCACAAAATTTAGATGATATTATCGGACAAAAAAATAATATCAAATTACTTAAGCAAATAGTTGCTAACAATTTACACACTAGTTTTATATTTTATGGTGAAGCAGGAACGGGTAAAACATCATGTGCGCTGGCTTTAGCAAATGAGTTAGGACTTAAACATGCAGTATTTAACGCTAGTATTCATACTAAAACTGAATTAATTGAATGTCTAAAAAATAATAATATCGTTATTATTGATGAAATTCATCGTCTAAATAAAAATTTACAAGATATTCTTTTATCATATTTAGAATTTGACAAAATTATTATTTATGCCACAACTACTGAAAACCCGTATTTTAGAATTAATCCCGCTGTTCGTAGTAGAATGCAAATTTTACAATTTCGCAAACTTGATGAAGATGAAATTTTGTTTGGGATTAAAAATGTAGTTAATAAAAATTATCCTAATTTAAAAATATGTGAGCAAAATTTAAAGCTTTTAGTCAAATATTCTTCTGGCGATTATCGATTTTGTTTAAATAACTTACAAATGCTAGCGATTCTTAATAACAATGAAGAAATAGACGAGCAAGCAATTAAAACTTTAATTCCTAATGTTAATTTTTATTCAGATATGAACGCCGACGCACATTACAATAATTTGTCAGCTTTTCATAAATCAATGCGTGGTTCTGATGTTGATGCATCTTTATATTATGCGGCTTTAATCTTAAAAAGTGGCGATTATCAAGGTTTATTTAGACGAATAACCGCCATTGCGTATGAAGATATTGGTTTAGCTGATCCTAATATTTCTTTGCGTGTTGAAGCTGCGTTAAATGCGGTTGAAAGATTAGGTTTTCCCGAAGCTAATTTAGCAATTTATTATTTAGTTATTTATATTGCGCTTTCACCCAAAAGTTCATCGACATATCAGGCAATGAATAAAGTTCAAAATTTTATTGAACAAGGAAACATTTATGATGTTCCTAGTATTTTACGTGAACGTGCTTATGCTTCAGCTGCTAAATTAGGTCATGGTGTTGGTTATAAATATCCACATAATTATCCTAATTCGTGAGTAAAACAAACATATTTACCTAAAAAAATTGCAAATGTTAAATTTTTTGCTCCAACAAAAAATGACGCAAAAAAAATTATTGAATATCACGAAATAATTCAAAAATGAAAGGAACAAAAATAATGAAAATTAACTTTGAACAAATAAATTCATACGAAGAATTAAAAATTGCCCGGAGCAAAATTTATTCAAAAGATGGTGAAATTTTTAAATTACAAGCACAATTAAAATCTGCTCCAGTGGAGCAAAAAAAAATAATTGGTCAACAAATTAACGAATTAAAAACTTATTATGAGAATGAGTTTAAATTAGTTGAAAAACGCCTTGAAGAATTAAAGATTCAAAATTTAGTAAATTCCTCATATATTGATGTTAGCGAACCTTTATTTTGAAGTGCAACATTACACCCAATTACAATTGTAGAAAATAGATTGCGTGATTGATTTATTCAAAATGGTTATTTTGAATCTAGTGCTGGTGAAATTGTTTCAGATTACTATAATTTTGAAAAACTTAATATTCCTAAAGATCACCCGGCCCGAGCAATGCAAGATTCATTATATTTAAATCCTACGACTCTGTTGAGAACTCATAATACCGGCATAAGTGCGTTAGAATTAGAAAAAAATGCTAACCAAACAATGAATAATTTTGCGATTGGTAAAGTTTATCGTAATGACGAAGATGATGCAACGCATTCACATCAATTTACACAATTAGACTTTGTAAGTGTAGGTAATGTTAGTTTTGCTAATTTAATTTGAACTTTAAAATCTTTACTTTCTTATGTTTTTGAACAGCAAGTAGAATTGAGATTGCGTCCAAGTTTTTTTCCTTTCACTGAACCAAGTGTTGAAGTAGATATTTTTTATAAGGGTCGCTGAATTGAAGTTTTAGGAGCTGGAATGCTACATCCAAATGTAATGAGTTTAGCCGGTTATGACACAAAAAAATTCAACGCTTTTGCTGCAGGTATTGGAATTGAAAGATTGGCTATGATTAAATACGAAATTAAAGATATTCGTGAATTCTATAACAATGATTTAAGAACTCTTAAACAATTTAATGGCCAATAAATTTTTAACTTTTTTGCAAAACGAAAAACAAAAAAATTATTTTATAGAATTAGAGCAAAAACTTAAAAACGAACAACAATTTTACTCAATTTACCCCAATGATACACTGCGTTATAGAGCTTTAGAATTTTTTGAACCTGAAGAGACTAAATTAATAATTTTAGGTCAAGATCCTTATTATTTAGCCAATCAAGCTGATGGTTTAGCTTTTAGCACTCAACTTAATAAATGTCCACGCAGTTTAGCAAATATGATTAAAGAATTGTTAAAAGATTACCCACAAAGTGTCGTTGAAACTTATAGTTTAAATTCGTGAGCCAAACAAGGAGTGCTATTATTGAATACAGTTTTAAGCGTGCGTGAAAAACAACCTAATTCGCACCAAAATTTAGGTTGGTCGCAATTTATTTTAAATTTAATTAAATTTGTTTATTTAAATAATCAAAACACTTTGATTGCTTTATGAGGTAATCAAGCACTTAAATTCATTCAACCTTTAATTGAGCAACAAATAATTAAACCACAAAATATGATTGTTTGTTCACACCCTTCACCACTTTCATATGCTCGTGGTAAAGTAAGTTTTAAAGACTTTAATTTTTATAAAAAAGTTAATCAACGATTGACAATACCAATTGATTTTAGTTTAAGAAAGGACGATAATGATTATTACATTAAAAGAATTAAATAAATTTTTGCCAAATATTAATTTAGATTTAAGTGTTGAAAAAGCTATCAATAATTTAGGCTATGAAGTAGAAACAATAACTCCATTTAGTAAAGTTAAGGGAGTTAAATTTGCTAAAGTTATCAATGTTTATGCTAATCAAAACTCGCAAAATTTAACTGTTGTTGAATTAGAATTAGATAAAGGTCAAAAAATTACCATACAAACTACAGCTAAAAACGCAAAAATAGGTGCTTATACCACGGCATTTGTTGAAGGTTCAACTAATGGAGAAATTGTGTATGGTGTTAAAAAAATGGCAGGTATTGAATCACAAGGAATGTTGGCTAGTTTTGCAGAATTAGGTTTTGATGTAACTAAATTGCCTTTTAACGAACAAGATTTAATAATGCTAGATCATTTACCTTTAGATGTTGACCCCGTGCAATATTTTAATTTAGATGATTATATTATTGATATTAGTACACCGGCTAATCGTTCTGATGCCAATTCCTATTTTGTTTTAGCTAGAGAATTAGCTGCTTACTATAATACTGAATTTAAATGGTTTGATTGAGATAATAAAAAAATTAAGCAAAAATTTAAAGCCCGTATTAGTTCGAAAAAAAACGAGCAAAAAGCTTTAGCTCTTATGGAGTTACAACATAAAAATAGTAAAACCTCACTTTTAGATATGCTGTTTTTAGCTAAACATGGCGTTGATGCTAAAGGTATATGAGCAATAGATGTTAGCAATTTAACATTGTTATATACAGGCGCTCCTACTCACGCATATGATCGCAATAAAATTTCTTCACGTCTATGTGCACAAATTTATTCAGGTGAAGTTGAAATATTAGGTAATAAAAAAATGCAAGTTAAAAATGTTTTAAGCATCCAAGATGGCAAAAATGTTATTTCTTTAGCTGCTCTAATGGGTGCTCAAAATTCTGCTGTTAGTGAGAACACTAACTTAATTGCCTTTGAAATTGGTGCTTTTGATCATAAATTAATTCGCCACGGCGCTAAAGAAATCAAAATGGAAACGAGTTCAAGTATTCAAGCGGGACGTATAATTAATACACAAATGGTGCGCTTTGGAATGAAATATTTACAATATAAAGCATTCATTGATAAAAATCAATTTAGTAATATTGTTGGCTTGCCGGCCGTTAAAAAAGGTGTTTCAGTTTTGCAAAATCGCAAAAAATTAGCAATTTATGCTAATTGTGAGATTGGTGAGCTTAAAAAATTTAACCATGTTGAAAACCAATTATTAGCAATCGGTTTTAAAATTGATAAAAATCGTATCATAGCCCCAAATTATCGTCACGATATTGAACATTATGAAGATATTATTGAAGAATATTTTAGATTTTATGGATATGATAATTTTAAAGCAATAGCTCCTAATTTAAGCCAATTTAAAGTTACTAAACGTGATATATCAAAATCTTTATTAGTGGCAACGGGTTATAGTGAAGTGCGCACTTTTACTCTTGAAAATGAGCAAAACAACTGATTGAATCCTTTTAATTTTCAATCAACAATTAGTTTAGAAACTTTTGTATCTAAAGAACGCGAACAAATAAGAAATTCAATTATAACTTCAATGTTACAAGTGGTAGAATTTAATTTTAAACGCAAAATTGAAAATATAAATATTTTTGAAAAAGGAATGATTAATTACAATCAATATTCACTTGGTTTAATTTCAAATACTAAAACATTTAACCAAATTAAACAAGACATAATAAATTATTTAAAAATAAATTCTTTAACATTTGTTCCTTTTGATGATAATGAATATATTAATCCCAATCTTTCGGCAAAAATTATGTTTAATGAACAAATGATAGGCTGAATTGGCAAAATCCATCCTCGTTATTCAAATTTAGATGTGTGAGTAGCAGAATTTAAAGAAATAACTAATGAAGATAAAATTGTATTTCAACCCTACAACCCCAATCCACTTAAAACACTAGATATTACATTTGAATTGAATAAAAATGTATCAATAAATCAAAATATTTTAGATATCAAAAATAATTTTGCCATTTTTGAAATTCAAAAAATAGATGAATATCATACGCAAACCAGCAAAAAAATTACTTTAAGAATTACAGCGGATAGCGAAACTATTGATTTAATCAACCAAAAATATAATTAGAGGTAAAAATGTATAAATTTATTGAATTAAATGATAAAGAAATTGAAAAAGCCATTAATAATGAAGTCAAAAGACAAAACGAACATATTGAATTAATAGCATCGGAAAATTATGTTTCTGAAGATGTTTTAAAAGCAACTGGGAGTGTATTAACAAACAAATATGGTGAAGGTTATCCCTCTAAACGCTACTATGGTGGTTGTGAAAATGTAGATATTATTGAACAATTAGCAATAGATAGATTGAAAAAATTGTTTGGAGTCAAATACGCTAATGTTCAACCTTACTCGGGTTCTGTAGCTAATGCAGCTGCACTTGCTTCACTAGCTAAACCCGGTGATAAAATTATGGGACTTTCGCTTAATTCCGGTGGTCATTTAACGCATGGCTATAAAATTAGTTTTAGTGGCATTTTTTATGAATCTATTTCTTACGAAGTGGGCGAAGATGGCGTTTTAGATTATGAAACAATTAAAAATTTAGCAATTAAAGAAAAACCAGCTGTAATAATTTGTGGTTATTCGGCTTATTCAAGAATTGTAGATTTTAAAAAATTTCGCGAAATCGCTGATGCTGCTGGTGCTAAACTACTTGCTGATATTGCTCACATTTCCGGATTAATTATTGCCGGCGTTCATCCTTCGCCAGTTCCTTATGCTGATATTATAACTTCAACCACGCATAAAACCTTGCGTGGTGCCCGGGGAGCTATTATAATGACAAATGATGAACAAATTGCTAAAAAAATAGATCGTTGAGTATTTCCTGGTTATCAAGGCGGCCCACTATTTCATGCAATTGCGGGCAAAGCTGTCGCTTTTGGTGAAGCCTTAAAACCACAATTTCAAATTTATGGACAAAATATAGTAAAAAATGCTCGTATATTTAGTGAATGATTTAGCTCGCGCGGAATTAAAATAGTTTCAGGTAAAACTGAAAACCATTTATTTACAATTAATGTTCATCAAAGTTATGGCTTAACTGGAAAAGAGGCTGAAAAATTATTAGGTTTATTTAATATTACCGTTAATAAAAACACAATACCTAATGATACATTAAGCCCTATGGTTTCATCAGGAATTAGAATTGGTGTGGCTGCGATGACCTCGCGTAATTTTACTAAATGAGAAGAATTAGCTTCAATTATAGATTTTATTTTGAAAAATCATACAACTATAACACAAAATGAAGAAATGTTTAATCTTTATAAAAATAAAATATTAAATTTAACAAAACAATTTCCTATTATTACTAAATACTAGTTTTTTAAAACACAAATTTTTAAATTCAAATTGTGATAAAAACCTGAATTTTTCCAAAAATAAGTGTGGATAAGTTGAGAATGCTATGCGCATTTTTTTTTTTTTTTTGGAAAAATGTATACTATATTTAACTATATCACAAATTTAGGGAGAAAAAATGAATAAAAAAAGAAAAATTTTACCTTATATAATTTTAGGTGCTTCAATAACAACAACTGCAATAGTTGTTGGCATTGTGGCTGCTAGATGTTCAAGAGATGACAGTTTTGATAATTTAATACAATTGCACAACAAACTAAAAAGCGCTAAAACATTAGCTGAATTTGAGAAATATAAAGCAATGTTTGATAAAGAATATCAATTATATTTGAATAAAAGAGGCAATTCTAAAAAATTAAGTGAATTAAAACAAAAAAACGATAACCTTAAATTTAAATCAAACACTCCAAGCCAAGATAAAGATAAAAATAAAAATGAAATTAATGTTTCAATTGCAAAATTAAAATATGGCAATGAGATTGAAAATATTTCAACACCAGAACAAAACACTTCGTTAAGCTCGCAAGACAAATATAAAGTTGTTGAGAATGTTTTTACTACTCTATTTGATAAAGCACAAAATTTTGCTCAATTAGTGCAAAAAAACAATACTCAAAATGAGGTTTTAAACTCATATAAAAATTATCATTTAAATATTGAAACTTTAGAAATTAAAAAAGAAGTAAGTGAAATTTTAAATGCTCACGAAAAAGAAAAAAAATCGCAAAATAAAACTGATATACAATATTATTTGAATCCTTTATTAGAATCAATTTTTTCAAATTCAGATGATGCTACAAAAAATTTAGTTCAACAATATAATCAAAATTTTTCTAATTCATTATTTAATTTTAACGACTATACTAGAACATTATTGATTCAACTTGCTGATGCTAAAGATATGTTAAAAGACATTAACGTTTTAAAATTGGTGTTATCTTTGATTAATTTATTTGGTAATAATTTTATCGATAATACCTCTAATTTTGATAATGTCCAAACGCTTAATTTAATTCAATCGACTAATAGTGAAATTTATACCGAAACTGATATTTTTAAAAGAAATTTAGCACTATATATTTACTTTAGAGATAATGTTTGAAATAAAAATAAAGAAGTTTTTGCAGTTGAAAAAGCTTCACAAAATGATCCAAATTGATTTATAAATGATGAACAACCACAACAATTAAATTCAAATGATTTATATAATTATCCATTTTTAGATGATATAAGACAAAGAATTGCAGCTGCATCAATTCAAAAATTTGATAATAATAATGAAATTTATAAAGATGCAAGCCTATTAACAAGCGAACAGAAGAATAAATTGTATAAAGTTGCTTATTTAAATCCTATTTTCCCTAATTATCCAGTTGGCTACTTATCAGATTCTAAATTCGTAAACTTCGATAAAGTAAGTAAGGAAAATAAAGATAAAGCACCTGGTAATGCAAAAATAATTTATTTAAATGATTTAGCCCGTGAATTTATAAATAATGCACTAAGCCAATATATAGAAGTTGTGCCAATTGAAGAAGATTTTGATTCGTACAGAGATTTTACAAGTGATAAATTTGCTAATTTACGCAAAGCGTTAGCCACCTTTGAATTCAAATTTAGCAATAAAGAATACACATTTGAAGAAATATTTGGAAACAATACAGATAAAAGTGGTGTTTTTGAAGATATTTTCAGAACACATTTAGGTGTAGTTAATACTAACGGACGCAAAAACGGAGAAGCAATACAAACCTATATTGTTCCTCAATCAATTGAATACGAACTACAAAGAACAGGTGATGTGTTAGATTATGAATTGAATGAATATGAGCAAAAAATTATTGATGATTTTGAAGCCCAAGCAAAACAAGAATTTATGAATATTAAAAATTTAGATCCAAATAGTTCAGATGAACAATTGGCTAAAGATGAAGAATTTTCAAAATATTTATATTTAAAATACACTAAACCTTTTCTTTCAAATAAAATAATTGGTTATCGTGAATTGACCCCAGCTGGTGTTAATTATTATGTCAATAAAGTTAAACCAGAAGGTAAAAATTTTGCTGATTTGAATTTAACTGATTATTCTTCGCTTAAATTTAAAGAATTGTTGAATTCAAGTGAATTTAAAAATACAACTAATCACGAATATAATTTTGATAAATGACTTAAATTACAATTAATTAATTTATTTTCGATTGATAGAAATTTAATTAAATCTCAAATTTATGCTCAATTAAGAACAGATGATCCACTTGATTTTTCAGGAAATGTTTTGAGTAAATTACTTAAATTATCGCAAGATAAACAAAAACAATACTGGTTAAATAACACTTATGTTTTACCTAATGTAATTGAATATGAACTTAAAGAAGAAATGGATAAAGATGGACAGAAATTTTTAGATTATCAATTATCTAGCGAAGATCAAAAAATTATTGATGATTTTGAAAATGGCAATAAAGATGACGCAAAAAGACTATATTTAAGTTATATTTCTCCTCAAGTTTCGGACGAAATGATTGGATATAGATTTATAAATATATCAACTCGTGAATCAAGTTTTTTTATTAATGAAGTACCTGAAAATAAAACTTTTTTTCATCGCCCAATAAATGTAAATAGATATATAACGAGTAAATTATCTTTATTACTAGATTCAAATGATTTTAAAACTCAAACTGGGTCTGATTACAGTTTTGATCGTTGAACCAAATTACAATTAATTAAACTTTATAGCAAAGATAAAAATCAAATTTTATCTGCAATTAAAGCGCAAAAAAATGATGCTGAATTTAGTAATAATATTATTTATAAAATAATTGAAAAATCACAAAACGCTCAAAAAGAATTTTATAAAAAACAAAAATCTCAAACTTCATAATTACTTATTTAGGTTTAACCACGAATATGAAAATGAAAAAAATTATTTTATCTTGCCTAACGTTTAGTTCAATTTTAGCTTTACCTTCAATAGCTATATCAACTAAATTAGAAAATAATTCAAACGCTAAAAAAACTGAATATGAGTTATATAAGGCTAAATATATTAATATAGCTAAAAGTTTAAAATTGAGATTAATTGACCAATTAGGCAATCAAGATTACACTTTTGATGATAAATCACCTGAACAATTAGGTGATACTATTATCAATTCTATTCAGGAATTTTTTGCCGCAATTGAACAGCAAGTTAAATTGCAATTAGGGGCAAATTATGATTTAAATGATAATTCGCTTTGAGAAAAATTTATCCAAACAAATGCATATATTGAAAATCAACTTGATAGTCAAATTAAAAATTATGTTGCTATCGTTGCTCGTTTGTTGGTTCAAAATAATCCCGCTATTGTTTTAAAACAAGGTTTTAATTTAGATTTATTTAAAAATATTTCATTTAGAGATTTTGGTGTGGAACAGATAAATAATTATTTTATTGATAAAAAGCAACCTGTTTTAGATAAATATTTTACAAAATCTATTATTAACTCCGATTTTATTAAAGATGATCAAAAAATATTTAAGTCGTATAGATACCAAATTAAGTCTAACGATGATGAAGTCGAATTAAAGAATTTTATCCAAAAGCATAAATTAGATCAAAACCAAAAAGATAATGGTGGTGTATTTGAGAATTTTGAATTAAGCTTATGAATAGATCGTTTTGCTGAATTTGAAACCAAAATAAATGAAATTCAAATACAACTTTCGCAATCAACTCAAATATTTGATTCGACTAAAGATATAGCCCAATTACAAAAATACAATGAAGATTTTGCCCAAAAACTGACTGATTCTAAATCTATTTTAGCAAAAATAAAACCAGCATCACTTAATGCTAAAAAACCTTTTTATAATCTACTTAAT includes these proteins:
- a CDS encoding phenylalanine--tRNA ligase subunit beta, translated to MIITLKELNKFLPNINLDLSVEKAINNLGYEVETITPFSKVKGVKFAKVINVYANQNSQNLTVVELELDKGQKITIQTTAKNAKIGAYTTAFVEGSTNGEIVYGVKKMAGIESQGMLASFAELGFDVTKLPFNEQDLIMLDHLPLDVDPVQYFNLDDYIIDISTPANRSDANSYFVLARELAAYYNTEFKWFDWDNKKIKQKFKARISSKKNEQKALALMELQHKNSKTSLLDMLFLAKHGVDAKGIWAIDVSNLTLLYTGAPTHAYDRNKISSRLCAQIYSGEVEILGNKKMQVKNVLSIQDGKNVISLAALMGAQNSAVSENTNLIAFEIGAFDHKLIRHGAKEIKMETSSSIQAGRIINTQMVRFGMKYLQYKAFIDKNQFSNIVGLPAVKKGVSVLQNRKKLAIYANCEIGELKKFNHVENQLLAIGFKIDKNRIIAPNYRHDIEHYEDIIEEYFRFYGYDNFKAIAPNLSQFKVTKRDISKSLLVATGYSEVRTFTLENEQNNWLNPFNFQSTISLETFVSKEREQIRNSIITSMLQVVEFNFKRKIENINIFEKGMINYNQYSLGLISNTKTFNQIKQDIINYLKINSLTFVPFDDNEYINPNLSAKIMFNEQMIGWIGKIHPRYSNLDVWVAEFKEITNEDKIVFQPYNPNPLKTLDITFELNKNVSINQNILDIKNNFAIFEIQKIDEYHTQTSKKITLRITADSETIDLINQKYN
- the glyA gene encoding serine hydroxymethyltransferase; this translates as MYKFIELNDKEIEKAINNEVKRQNEHIELIASENYVSEDVLKATGSVLTNKYGEGYPSKRYYGGCENVDIIEQLAIDRLKKLFGVKYANVQPYSGSVANAAALASLAKPGDKIMGLSLNSGGHLTHGYKISFSGIFYESISYEVGEDGVLDYETIKNLAIKEKPAVIICGYSAYSRIVDFKKFREIADAAGAKLLADIAHISGLIIAGVHPSPVPYADIITSTTHKTLRGARGAIIMTNDEQIAKKIDRWVFPGYQGGPLFHAIAGKAVAFGEALKPQFQIYGQNIVKNARIFSEWFSSRGIKIVSGKTENHLFTINVHQSYGLTGKEAEKLLGLFNITVNKNTIPNDTLSPMVSSGIRIGVAAMTSRNFTKWEELASIIDFILKNHTTITQNEEMFNLYKNKILNLTKQFPIITKY